The Candidatus Methylomirabilota bacterium genome includes a window with the following:
- a CDS encoding dihydrofolate reductase family protein: MRPLRYSINVTLDGCCDHRAMVADEDLHRHATENLDRADALLFGRVTYEMMEAAWRPPARPGARPDWMEPFARTIDAKRKYVVSSTVDRVDWNAELVRGDLGKAVQQLKRESGRGLFTGGVKLPMALAELGLIDEYEFVVHPRLAGHGPTLFAGLSKHIDLRLVSRRELGSGAVAMQYEPRR, translated from the coding sequence ATGCGACCTCTTCGGTATTCCATCAACGTCACATTGGACGGGTGCTGCGATCACCGTGCAATGGTTGCGGACGAGGACTTGCACCGTCACGCGACCGAGAACCTCGATCGGGCCGATGCCCTCCTCTTTGGCCGAGTGACTTACGAAATGATGGAGGCCGCATGGCGGCCGCCGGCGCGGCCGGGAGCGAGGCCTGATTGGATGGAGCCCTTCGCCCGGACGATCGACGCGAAAAGGAAGTACGTCGTGTCGAGCACTGTGGACCGTGTCGATTGGAACGCGGAGCTCGTGCGCGGGGATCTGGGGAAGGCCGTTCAGCAGCTCAAGCGGGAGTCGGGTAGGGGGCTGTTCACGGGTGGCGTGAAGCTCCCGATGGCATTGGCGGAGCTGGGGTTGATCGATGAGTATGAGTTCGTCGTGCATCCAAGGCTGGCGGGCCACGGGCCGACATTGTTCGCGGGGCTATCGAAGCACATCGACTTGAGGCTCGTGAGTCGGCGGGAGCTCGGCTCGGGGGCAGTGGCGATGCAGTATGAGCCGAGAAGGTAG